The genomic DNA tcaaaatacatgttttgaatattGACAATAATCTGATaagttttatttccaaatacTGCTTTTTCAAGCAGAGGTAAGAAAGGCATCCCAGCAGGATACGATGCTGTTGTTTGTTTGATTAGTCTGCAAATCGACAGATCTACCATGACACAGCTCGACGTCTTAAACTTCCAAGAGAATGCATGCTTAACAAAAATATTCGTAAAACAATACAAATAATACATTACATCTTAACAagttattgaaaacaaattacatgtatatagttctAAAACACTAAGATTATCAGCTGCTTTTGATCTAAGCTTATGATTTTGATCATTCTGAGATAGCGCATTCTAAATGTATAAATACTAATGAGATACAGGGGAAGACTACAACAATATGAATGCTAAGTTCCATAAATGCTAAAACAAATACCATTCTGTAAGTTAGATAAAGTACGCTTTCATATAATTAACAAATTAATCatataatttattgtattattGTTCATATGCAACAACAGCGATGACAGGCATCAATACTTATAAATGTAAACAGGTTATCAGGTTGTAAATACTAACCACCATCATAATAAACTAGAACTTTCACTATAGGTGATTAATCACAGACGCCGCTCAGATACAGGGTAAGTAAAATGTTGCGATAATGACCGTTGGCCTTCAACCTTACCGTTGTGACCTTAAACCTTATTTACTTGGCTGTGAACTTTACGTGTCGTCTTGATGATTTTAACAATTAATgtgttttatgttaatttttcCAGTAGTTTAGAAGATTtggagcagacacaaatttaAGGTATcggatctttgacctccaagtacGACCTTGaacttggacctagtgacctgggttgtacACTTTGCTCcttatcttgatgaggttaatatttgatgttagttttatgaaagCCCTTCCCATGGTTCTGACGTTTTGGATTGGGCCTGCATTTAAGCTATATGGTCATTAAACTACCaggtatgaccttgatcttggacctagtgaccttggtTGTGCGCCCTGCACGTCGTCTTGAAGAGGTTAATATTTGACgccagttttatgaaattcttcgTAGTAGTTTTAAATACAGGTATAATTATGGAGCGGTAACAAAGTCAAGTTCTGTGACCTCTGACCTCCACATATGGACTTGACCTATGATTGACTGACCTGGGTTGTGCCGTCTGCACATCATTGTCCGACGGCCGGACGGACGAACCCAACGGACGGACATGCGTGAATCCAGTATAGCCCCGACATACTTTGTATCTGGAAGAACATTAAACAATGcacaaaattattaaaactttacatgttattgaaaattaaattgtTTGTATATAGCTCTAAAACACAAGGATTGTTTACTACGTTTAATCTAAGATGTTTATCATATTGTTGAACTGAGATACCGCATTCTATGAAACACACTAGAAGACTAAATCAATTTGAAGGCTCAGTTCTTTAAATGCTAACAAACACTGTGCAAGATAAATACCATTCTGCACCTTAAATGAAATGCTTTCATataataaacaaattatataCTGTATTACTGTTCATATGCAAGCTTAAGGAAAATAGCAGTAAAACAGAATTCAATACTTCCTCTCAGACGGTAAAACAGTTACGCTTTCCGTACAGGAAATTGTTGAACATCCCTCTATATACAGAATGTTTGATAAATGACTGTTTATGGACTGGGTGACAAAATTAGTAATATTAGTACATATTAGAAATATGTTAATGAGGTACTACCTAGACATAACAATTTAGCGTTTTAACTTCCTTCCTATTGTAAACTGTCGCCATcaaattaaaaacatacatggatttaaaaaaaaaaagagagtagaacGCTTATACCCTAGATACAAATGCTGATGATGCCGCATGTTTGCAAAACTAACACATTTTATGAGCACATGGCTTATAAACACATGATAAACACAAGAAGACAATTTCTTTAGTCCTCaatgaaaaatagtttttcaaAACATACTAGTGTTTCAAATCAGTAAATGTTGCTAAAGCATACACTTGTGTCATGAAAAGCATGTACACTGCGACATATATTCTAACATTTCTGGTCCCTATTCAATGAAAAACGTATAAAAAGATACATAACCGACTGAGAAATATCTACAGAAAGGTTGACAGATATGCTTCATGTACAAACCGGAGTAAAGCAAATCAATAAAAGACCATTAACAAATTAAATTAACGTTAATGTTTGCCCATCACAATGATAATTATTTTCTCATACTCGGCTCGTAATAAATGATTCAGACCGGGGAGTGGTGTATTATGCTACAACAAATTCAAACTGGGACTGTGACATTAACAGAAATACCATGCTAGACTGTTAGTTTTGCTACATCATTAATCTTTTTATCTTGTTTCTCAAAAGAATTATTGTTTCCCATCATTAAAAAACATGATTTGCGAGGTATAAATTAATGTGTCCCTATCATAGCTAAAAACATCAATTTTCACTAATCAGCTCTTAAAACTTGGTAAAATATATCACccgtttaaacaaaatgaattgATAATCTTCTATAACTCTTTCCAAAAACAACATCGCTGAACAAAAGTTTCTTGGGAAGCGCCAGTGTTTTGTGTGTAGTTAATGAGAAGGGAAACAAAGCATATTTAAGTTTGCATCTAACTCGTCTCATGCACACATTTATCTAAATTACACTATCTTCCGTTATAGTTTCAGCTGTATTAAATGCTTCTGCGAGTAAACGCTCTTAAATTAATCTCTGTTGTCAATCTGTGGCATTTCCTTGCCAACATGACAGCATTCATATTCCATTTCTTTCCGCAGTTCCATTTTTTATACCTTAGATCCTTTACTGACCATTCGCGAGTTTTCCATTGCCGTTTTCTTTaatctgttctgtttattatGATCAATATCATCTATATCATCTCATTGTCTGACTCTTCACCCAGTCTTCAGAGTCACTTCGCACATCCTCGACctgtaaaataatatcaaccaTAGGTTCAGTACAGAAAGTAAAATGGTATTAAAATTACTTTCAGAAACGTgatcaaatgaaaaaaaggaCCGGTCATTGCAAAGTCAATATTCACACCAAATTAATGTTCTACAGTAGAAAATAAGACATACAAAAACCAAACATAACAAaagtaaaatgttacaaatgaaaaGAATACTTAACTCAGATCTCACTCATACGATATTACATTAATCTACGATCTTAACATCTTTCACTGAAATTTTATCTCACAGAATATTTCCATTTACGTTTTTCTAGCAAAACAAAGTATGTTTATTCAAAGACGTTGCTACGTTTAACACTTATGAAACTTTGAGATACATACATTTCCTTTCACCATTTTTCTGTAGACAATTCTAAAGATCATGTAAGTCCATATACAGTGTAGCACCAACAGAACATAGAGGAAGAAGTTGAAAAACTGATGAGCACCGAAAGTAGAATCTATCAACCCAATAGTGAATGGCTCAACAGTGGTACAATACAACACACTGAAATTGCATAAAAGATAGTTTTACAGTATATCACACAGTAATAAAGTAGTTTAGATATAGTATCTTGTATCAACGTATTGTCTATGGTGATTGTCGTGTCATACTTAACCTCAGATTCAAAGACCAACATTAAACATGTAATCTTGTCTGTTTGACTCTGTGCTTGGTTGTAAAAGAGAGAAATAAAATTATtgataataacataataatttcTATATATTCCGAACTAAAATCACtacaaatcttaaaaaaaaaatttatagcgACTGATCAAAACTATAAAACCATATGTAAGTAGGAATTAAATCGATTAATTtctgttttatctttttgttGGGTGCAACTATGGTCATACATGTATGTCGACTTCCCAGCTAAGGTGCCCTTTCGTGCATCATTTCCGACAGGTAAAAGAgagtacctgggtagaaccactgaccttcggTAAGCCAGTTAGTTGACTTCCTCACAAGTTTCAAAATTAGCATTGATTACGTCTGAAAAGTTCATGCATGTATAAAATCCATAAACACAGAAGCTACTATTACTAAATCTATGCTCATGTAGACAATGCTTACATATAAGGTTATTTTAAGGGTAAACAATTACGAgtattaaagttttgcatgaaaacaaTACGAGGGTTGAGCTCAGAGGTAAAGAAGTCAACTTGCCATAAAAACTTTGACTTAATTTTACTAACCATAAAATGATTAGGAAGGTAGACACGCAATTTGTTTAATCGCTTTGTGATTAAACTGTTTACCTAGCAAGAAATAAAAGTAGATTAATTCGTTCCATGTTTGACATGCACTGGAGCGCCCTCTGTCTGCCATTCTTCGACAGAAGGCGGGTTTTATATGCTCTCTCAAACATGCATCATAATCTACTAGTACTTCAAAATACCCTACCTAAAGAAACGATATCTAAAAACTAAcggtttgtttttacttttttgttactgGATAATGATACTTACACGAAGGGATACACAATCAGTCTAGACAGTACCCATACTAGAAGGAATATGCCAAAGAAGATATCAGTAGCTGTCTTGTTTTTTGCGTATATAGACATCTTGGCCAACTGAAAAAAGggtaaaatatttatcattcatCCTGAAAAATGAAGCGAGTGGAGCTTAGTTTAACGGATAATGTATggtaattaaacttaaacactgtcCAGTAGTATTATTACAGCATTAAGTAACTGCACCATGTTTATCAGTCATGTTAAAACGACTGTGGTGGTACTAACTTCTGTATTAGTTACTTCCCGTCCGCAGACGTGAAAACAAAGAACTGAAAATACGCAAAAGAAATGAGTTGGTTATGGCGTATTCAAACctgttacataattttaaaacgtatttacCTTTCtgcaaaattaatgattttacccATAATGAAAATGCCACTTACTGCAAGCCAATTGTCTGCTGCATCGTGTACGACAAGCACGAGCGTTCCTACCCGAACAAAGTTGAGAACCCATGAGAAATACATCAACACAATAGTGGCAAAATGGTGAATAATCATCTCCTTAAAGTCCTGGAAAATATATGGTGTATTAAGgtaaacaaatgatgaattaaaaGTATATAAATGTTAGTTTCACATGATTATATCAATGTAAGGTGATACTTTCACCTAAAATAATTTACTGATTAATTTATCCATGATGCAAAAAGGTGCTCTTTATCAACCTTCTGTATAAACCATAAATATGAAACTGGtacaaataaatgcatttattactAAAACAATTATTGCTTTGTTTAAGTTGATAGCATAtagaagaaaatatatacatgtagtttcttaTGCTTCTGGTGTATCCTTAACTTGAAATGGAAATGATAATAATCATGTCTATTTTCCTGCCTATGCTGGTGTTATGCACCTTAACTTATACCGTGGTAATATATTCCAGAAAAGTTGAATGAATATATAGCTTCAAGCAAACGTATCCGAAATGACCAGTATCAAGTCATCATGTTACTTCAGTAAcgaacatttcaattacttcagTGAAGAGCCAGCGGTGTTTGTCGCTTCTTGTTGATTAAAGCGTATATAACTACAAAACATGTCTAGGCTGTtgtaattcttcaaagattttgtttagattttttgCTCCTTATATGTTATATGAGCACGTTATAATACATACCTTGCGTTTATTATCGGAGAACAAGGTGAAGACGAGACTCCAGTAGAAGGCTAACTCTATCATATAGTGCCAGTACATATCGTTACTAACGTGCTGAAACAAACAGAAACAGTTAGCGTGCAGGGTTTGTGTTCATCAAAACAGACTTCGTCTTGCTACCAGaccttttaacaataaaatattcgtAGATCTACTGCTGAAAATTTGCTGAGATAATTATTTCTACATTAGTTTTAAAGCTACACCACAGTATGTATTACATAAACAATGACATAGCAAAAAGAGAAGTTAGCTTTTAAACATATGTAGGCCCAGCAGCGTGAGGGACAGCTACTATATAAAGACTCTACATCTTACAAGCGTAGTACagctttatttctgttttcataaAATAGAATGTCTATTGATAATGTTAGAATAACCTCGAACCATACTTTCATTGGTTGTATACGACTTTGCTACATGTTTCAACTTTGTCTTGTTTTTAGCATTGTAACaacatatttgacatttttgacaCTGAGCacttaaatatttacttatttatctGTACGAGCCAAAACAAATACCAGTCTAAATATAATATCTACCTGTACTGGCCAGTCCCTCCAACATTCAATTGTTTTCCAAAAGTAcggtttctgaaataaaatacagtGGTGACTGAATAGAATATAATTTCATTCAATTgcctatttttgaaaattttgcattTACCATATGTTCGAAAAGAAGAATACGTGTCATTGTAAACTTTATATAGACCTGTTTTTTACTTTTCTAAACATCAATGATACTTTCTATGTTGTTTAAAATGTTGCTTACTGACTCTGTAACCAAACGGTTCCtctaaaaagcaaaacaaataattaatcAGTTAGGAGCTGACTTTTAATCTGTCTTAGCACTGTTACCATTATTCaaaaacttgaatatattattttcaattaaaactgAAGAGATTTCgttaaaatattaaagatatgTGCGAGGACGAGTAACAACGAGTATCATTTACTTACTTGCCATAAATACACCATGCCATAAACGAAAAATGAGGTGTAGAATACAAGGTGCcaactatataaaatataaaacgtgAAAACAATTACTGGCAGTGCTCACAGGTATCCCTGTTGTAACTGGTATGTTTTATCGTACTTTGTGCAGAAATGATCTAGTGTgctaaagacataaaaataagtgtgaacaataaaattaatattcCTGCATAAAtacaatattcataaaaatggaaaaaccacAGGGGTACATCACATAAAGGTTTTGGGGTGGTCTCGGGCATATGGTCTCGGGTATAGTAACCCCTATTTATGGTCTACAAATAGGGGTTACTATACCCGAGACCACCCCAAAACCTTTATGTGATGTACCCCTGTGGGAAAAACGATGTTGAAAAGTAGTAATTAAAAGTACGTCAGGATGGTGCACAAAACGTAAATTTTCGTTATCAAAGCAAAGCCAGAAGGTTTAAACTAGAATAGATATGATTTTAAGATAACATATCACTGAAATTGATTTGCATTTTATTCTTATGACttttaaataaatgcaacaaCAAAGAAACTACCACATTTTTGCGTAAACTTCCTTTTATCAGCCCTTGGagctataaaaaaataattaattcattGTACTTTGGTTTTGGCTGGGAATACCGTTTTAACATAAGTTTTAACaagtcttcaaatatttttttctgatcgTGCAAACAAAAGTGTGCCACAGAAATGCTCTATTTATATCCTGCTGTATTAATATACCTGCACTCCCTGAACTTCTGTATCGGGGTTGGAGCATCAACTTTTCTCCTCTTTCGGAACCAGATTTCAATCTGTTTCTCCGTCATATCTGTCTGCTTAGACAGCGTCTGAAAGGGACAGACCTTAAATACATATTCATAACAAATAACGGCCCCTTTTATGCTTTATAATTTCACTCCAACAGTTAAGCGTTTGACACCTTACCTACTCATTTGAAAGTGTGTATAGCTTGCAAAAAAAACTAAGATATATCTTACCGCATcgaaatgattttaaatgaataCAATTCAACTATTTATTTGTTATCTAGTTGCAAGACAAACAGAAATCATTACAAGGAGCTAGATGTTACAGACTGAATCCGAAGATGCACTGGTGTACAAAAAGAATCGGCCGGGATCGTGACACGGACGACATAGTTCAAGTCGCTTTACTTGTGGAGGAGATTGGCCACGGTCAACTACAATGTTCAGAAATCACGCATAAATAACTACTTATCGgggaaaaaatgacaaataaagtcaCATCGAGACTAACACTATCGCTATATGCGATGTTTCAATTTTCATCGGAACTTCTAACCAAATCACTTTTCTGAGATAGGTAACGCTTGTTATATTTACTAGGACATAGTGCCGCTCTTCTATTCTAATATTACAAATGTCATTTGATCAAATTTCCCAGACGCAGTGCACAAAGGGCATAGCTGAATCACACGTGAAACTCTCTTTAACGCGAttttctgttgccatagcaatATTAAAACACAGTTTATACTCATGAATAATGCTACATAGCTGCTAAATAGAACTAGATCGATTTTCATTTTCATGAAGACTTGTAGGGAGTTTAACATCTGACAATGTCGCTATATTCCCGATTTTAAATGAGGCACAGCACATTACACGATCAACATTTTTAGAACAGATTTCGTCGTCCCAAAcagtagactagccactagactgataataagaATTTGTCACAATATCTATaagttttgtgatttttttcttttattttataagaCAAATGTCAATCTATTTCAAAGTGATTCTAGTAATACCTAGGGTGTAGAcaggctatattcacaatttttcaaataaaaaataaaatatatatcattgtcTAGGAACTAGTCTAGTAAAACAGTTAAAGTGTTGTAATGTTTCATAACACTATTTTACAGCGTGGTTAACGCAGTACACTGCTCTTCCTAGCGATGCACAGAATAACCAATGCGTTGACGAGTTATGAAAACGTGATTCATCAACTAATTTTTTATCGTGGATGAATTTTGACGTCCTAATAAGCAAAGTCTCACTGCCACTAATTGAAAACGTTTCGCAAGACTGGCGCTCTCGTCCCTATGGTTGTTCTTTATTGACAGAGGAAGTAACTCAGCAGGTTGTTTTTATATTGACATGTTCTATTACCTCTGAATCTGAACGGTTTAGCCATCAGgtaaaaatgtgctattttagaggctttaaatttacttataagatatttgcaatatttataaaaaaaaataaccatacaGCCTGGGAGCTAGGCTAACGTTTCGCTATTTCATCTTATTTTCGATTTTAGCCATAATCTGTACATTTTATCAACGTCATGTTTAAAACGATcagaaaacaagagtgccagaatgtcacaatatacgccaatcacagcaaatttctttactctagcacctgtatttgcagatgtaattttaattttgtggttgtttagtaatcattgtaattcttttgttttcctaagtccacaaaaaaactccttaccaggtagagataccttaaaatacacctaaaattagaaagtaacaagtatgttgtaccacagaaaagtggtcttggtttttctctatagtcaattataaaaaagttacaatataagttatttatagtaacaactaagggaaattaatctttaaaaaaaattccaaaaaaaaaaattgtatgtccacacaaaaatccttaccaggtagagattggtcaaaatacacttcaaaattggatgtaacatgcatgttatactacagaaaagtggcctcgatttttccctacgtctagtaatgaaaaagttacaatataagctatttatagtaacaacaaagggaagtaattctaaagaagggaactgcgcatgacacttcgtctcatgatggtgtata from Mercenaria mercenaria strain notata chromosome 11, MADL_Memer_1, whole genome shotgun sequence includes the following:
- the LOC128546697 gene encoding ceramide synthase 2-like gives rise to the protein MTEKQIEIWFRKRRKVDAPTPIQKFRECSWHLVFYTSFFVYGMVYLWQKPYFWKTIECWRDWPVQHVSNDMYWHYMIELAFYWSLVFTLFSDNKRKDFKEMIIHHFATIVLMYFSWVLNFVRVGTLVLVVHDAADNWLALAKMSIYAKNKTATDIFFGIFLLVWVLSRLIVYPFVVLYCTTVEPFTIGLIDSTFGAHQFFNFFLYVLLVLHCIWTYMIFRIVYRKMVKGNVEDVRSDSEDWVKSQTMR